From Aegilops tauschii subsp. strangulata cultivar AL8/78 chromosome 5, Aet v6.0, whole genome shotgun sequence:
GCCAAGGCCTAAATGACTTAGTAAACGAGTAATGTTGAATAAAGCTGATAAAGGAATCCTagtcttttcttttctttgctaGGATAATGAAGGCCGACGGGGTTATATAATTGTAATTTACGAACTAGGTCATACATTATTGAATTTTTTTATAAAAGGAgtaatattttaaaaaaaaatctttAGGTCATGGGATGTGAGGAATGGGTAGAGGATTTTCCCCAGCTGGTTATTTTTCCCTGGAGCGGTGTAGAGAGAGTTTTGGATCTGTCTGCTTAGATGGTGTAAACTTTTTTAGCCGTGTGATTGTTTATTTGCTGGATTTTCCCAGCAATTTCTTCTCCACGGAAATTGGTAAAGCTATCCTCATAATTCAGTCACTGTATTTCTTGATTATTCTGTTATTCATTTTATTTTTACTGTTGCATATGGACTGTGTGCTTGTGAATTGTTGCAATTAGCTATGATGGGAACACACCATTTGCGCATAGATATGCTCATGTTTGCTCTCTTGATCCTGGTTATTTTTTGCTTAATGACCGACTGCTTGGTAAATTGTTGGATAGAGTTTGTTATCGTCACAATGCCAATACAGAGAGACTAGAGTGCTCCAAGTAGGCTAGCAGTTACTTTTTTTAATGCAATTGTCAGTGGTTGTTGCCCGTGTGTTGTATCAAATCTCGTAGCTAGTGTCCACTACCGGGAAAGGGCTTATAGGTGAACTCAAATTAGTGCCGGGCGAAGCCGGACACCCGCCACAACTAATTTTGAAAACCAGCAGCGGCGGGTGACAGGGCGCACCGCCAGTGCTGGTGGTGTAGCAGTGGCGGGCGCGCCCGAATGACCGCCATAGCTGGACTAGCAAAATTTGCTAGCGTGTTGAAACCTGCCACTAGCGGGCGTTGCTACCCACCCGCCACTGCTACTTCGTCTTAGAGTGGCGGTCATGGAATACACCCAGTACAAACATAGTGGGATGACCCTCTCAAATATTTTATTTTCCATATCAAGATGTTTGCAATGTGGGCAACAAAGGTACTCGTCACTTCCACAATGCAGTCACCCACGCAAAAAAATAATAATCAAGAAGTCAGGAGTGGCGGGCATCCTGTATAGCCCGCCACAGAACTTTACCGCCTTTTTTGCTTGCCCGAAATTCAGTTAATGCCGCGAAAATAACAAACCAACTCTAAAAGTTGTCAAATTATAGAGCGGGGCTTCTGGTGACGTATATTACAGATGGAAAAAAAATTCAAGTCCAAAATATGTTATAAAATTGAGTTATGTGTGTGAGGTGGCCATTTTGAAAGTCTATACACTTGGTGGGAGAGTGTCCTGTTTGCACACGTTATGCATCCGGTTATGAATTGAGTCATCAGCCATGGAGGAATCACGAACAATCTAATATCAATGAAAAATACATATGCAGGAAGCAAAATTAACAGCCTGGACCCTGGAGAGGTAAATAGAGAAGTAACCGGGGATTAATATAAGAGATGCAGGCTCATGTCCGAGGTCATTAACGTCATCGAAGGGAAGGTGCTCCTGGATGGCACAGTGCGCTGGCTGGATCGTGACGCACATGTGCCCTACTCCAAGGGGCGGGTGGAGTAAAGCCGGGGCACCAGCGCCGTTACCTTCTGGAGTTTTCTTACTTGGTCTTGTTCTGTTACAGCACTTCTCAAATGCTGGGTTTTCATGTCCAATCATGCAAAGTCCATCTGACCACACTTCGTGAGAGCAATCAATACAGACTTCGACAGAATCATAGCCATGTGCAAAAATCTGCAGGTgtcttttgattttttttctgagAGTTAAAAAGCTTTGTAGTTATTAACAGGATGATCAAGGGGATTTCTCTTCAGTGAGCATGGACACTGCTGTGGCGATCCGGACACTAGAAGCAACATACAAATCATCGGCTGAAGCTGCTGCTGTTGAATCCATGATTGCAAAATTGATTGACAAGGTACTACTGCTCTACACCCTAGGGTAATGAAAATCCCATCTATGTCACCCATTCCACAAACACACAACTGATACTTTAGATTGAGAAATTGGACACTGCAATATCCATGATAGTGAATAAACTATTATCTACATGGTGTGATGCACGAAGGTCCTTACTTGAAAAGTAAAGGCAAAGCAGTGATGCAGCGAGAATTGGGATTCTCACTTGGAGATCATTGCGAGTTATGTCAAGAGAATGGAAGTACTTCTGGAGCAGGCTTGCCTTGTATATGCTGCTTGCCCTGTATTTATCGATATTGGTCATTCATTGTCATCTGTAGTGGTCAGTGTCACTGCAGTATTACATTTCAATTTACTAGATATTTTTATTCTCAAGTAATTAACTGCATTTATGATTTGATGATGCTCAAAGGTCACATTGTTTTGACAGGTTAGGATTTCTGCGATATTTGTGTTTGTTTCATTTCTTGTCCTTCTGAGTGTTTGCGAAGTGCCTGCTCATATTGATGAGATCAAGGTCGGGTTTTTCTTCTTTAAAATGGAATTGCAACATTATGGCCACTTCCTTCCTAATAGTTTTAATTGTAGAATAATTTCAACGCGGATTCTGTTGGTGAAAACAATAAGCACCAAAATCATATGAACATCAGGTATGTTTGTAACATAATGCTCCCTCCTATGCAGATATATTCCCATGAGGATTCAAACCGGCATTATGGGACATTGGTTTTCCTACTAGGCCACTTCCTATCCAGCGTCTCCTTCCTATTTCTGGTGTCCATTTCGTCGTCGTTGGTTTTCTACTCCCTGATTGGCCTCAGGAATGAGTTCAGCTTCCTTATGTACTTTATAATCACCATCTTTATGTGCCTATTGGCGAACGAAGCGCTCATGATGATTGTTGCGTACATCTGGCTTGAGACTTACAAGTGCATCTTAACCTTGATTTGCTTATATGTGAGCTTCCATCTTGGTCTTCTTTCAAGTGGGCACACATATTGAATGAACCAACATTATTAAATAACCGTGGCTACTCAAGTTATCATGATGCTGGTGGCAGGGTATTTTCGGATCCAAGACGCAATACCAGCGCCCGTGTGGAACTATCCGATGTCCTAGATTTCATTCCAGACATATGCTGTCCAGGTAAGTTATATATGGCCATCTTATGTAACCTACATAAACCCTATGCTCATCTTGCTTTTACCGGATCAGGCGTGCTAACAAGCAATGCTGCTGCAGGGCTTGGTCCAGAACGAGTATGTCAGTACATCATTTGCAGTCGGGGCCACGAGGACGATACCCGGCGTGCAGGCTGTCCGAGGCTTGTATGGCATATCATCGTCGACGGGTGCCAAGTGGATGAATCTCCTTGTTTTGTTCCTGATGGCGATCGGCTACTGGGTCGTCTTGTATGTTTTGCTTCGTCTAGATGTGAGGAGACATGAGAGGCTTGGCAGGTGCTCCTGCTGGCCCAGCATCCACACCATTGCAGCTCCAAAGTGAGTTAGCCCTGAGCCACCGAGTGTGCTGATGTTGTAAGAAggctttgtgtgtgtgtgtgtgtgtgtgtgtgtgtgtgtgtgtgtgtgtgtgtgtgtttgggtGTGTGACTGTTCATATGCATGTATACATGTGTGATAGCTTCCTAGGTAGGCATATCTGGCGCATCCAAAGTAGAAGAGAAACATGAGGAGAATTGGGGTAACATATATACTGTATTTATCATGGTTAATTTGAGAATTGAAGAAATGAACCATGATTTGGTGATTTACTCTCTTGTCCATTCCTTTTTGGTACTCAGCATTGCTTCCTTTGTTGTCTTGTTGTCTCTCACACGTTTGATCTTCCTGGTTGGATCTGACTACATTGAAGGTCGAGTAGCGATCCTCTCTCGAAGGTGTTTTCTTCAAGTGTTGTAGATGATAGGGCTCGGCGCGTGCTGGGTTGTGCCAACATGCATTTCCATGTCAGTAGATTTGTGACATTGTAGACGATGTTGAATGTAGTTATTCATGCCTGAGATGAAGCTTGGCATAGTAGTCATTGAGCAATAACAGATTGTCTCTTCTCCTTAAATTTGTTCGTGCTTATAAATGTTGTTGGAGACGGTGGATAACTGAG
This genomic window contains:
- the LOC141023217 gene encoding uncharacterized protein, translating into MDEEDAVGISRSCPDLSSCREMRCPAAAVIGSRASFADGPLRQREDEGKERRAQESSTVAFPPCSQIGATRGVSPDRGRPPLLDDQGDFSSVSMDTAVAIRTLEATYKSSAEAAAVESMIAKLIDKTYAVQGLVQNEYVSTSFAVGATRTIPGVQAVRGLYGISSSTGAKWMNLLVLFLMAIGYWVVLYVLLRLDVRRHERLGRCSCWPSIHTIAAPK